The Stieleria maiorica genome includes the window AATACTCCGTCAACGTATCGCCATCGACGAGTTCCATAATGATAAAAGGGTGACCTTTGTCGGTTTGACCGGCGTCAAAGACGTTGGCAATATTCGGATGCTTGAGCTTGGCGAGCATCTGTTGTTCAACTCGGAACCGGGCGAGCACTTCACGTGTGTCCAATCCGGGTTTGATCACCTTCAATGCGACGTCGCGCTGGAGCGGTTCGATCTGTTTGGCATGATAGACCAGTCCCATCCCGCCCTCGCCGATCATTTCACAGATCTCGTAGCGGCCGACCCTGTCACCGCTTGCCAGCGGGTAAGTGTCGGAATCTGGTGGAGTCGCGTTCGCCGCATCCAGAACCCGATTGGCCCTCTGGTGTGCCGCGACCAACCGCTCAACCTCGGACATCAACCGCGCGTCGCCGTTGCAATGGCGACGGATCAATGCGGTTGCGTCATCGTTTTGGAGGTTTTCGACCACAGAAAAGAAGACGGATTTTGCTTTTTGGTAATCAGCTGGATTGTCCATGGTGTTCGAACCGTCAGGATGACTTTTCTGCTTCGGTTTAGGGGCACGTCTTGGCCCCCGAAAATGACATGCGAAAAACGCGACCGCTCATTTCAATTAAGTTTCCACCGACAGAAAATACTCGCTTTCATCATCTATCCGCCGGCGGACATCAGGGTTGCAACTTTGAAGCCAGCCAGGCTCGGGCAAAGACCCAGTCACGAAAAACGGACGACGTGTTGTCTGCCAACGCACAGGCGATTTCGTCGAAAGTCATCCCGGCGAAGACCCTGAATTCGACAATCTGGGCGGCGCGATGGTCCAACGAGGCGAGCTCGTGTAATAGATCATCAAGTTCAACGATCCGATCGCCTTGGGGGTCGCGTCCCAAATCAAAGTCAAATAGTTCCACGCGATTCCAGGCCCCCCCATGCTTGATGGTTTGTTTACGTCGCGCATTGTCCACGAGCACACGACGCATCACCTTGGCTGCCGATGCGAAAAAGTGTCCCTCGGAATCCCAAGAAGAAGTGCTGGCGGCCAATCTTAGAAACGCTTCATGGACCAACGCAGTTGCCTGAAGCGTCTGTCCCGGCTGTTCCATGCGCAGGCACGAGGCGGCGAGCATTCGCAGTTCTCCGTAGAGCCGCGGTAACATCTCTTCGGTCGTTCCAGGTTGCCAGTTTTCGGTGTCGCCTCGATCGTCAGACATGGGACGCATTTTAGTCAAAAGGGCAGGCGATTGATTGCCGCGCCGGGAGTGACGCCGTGCCCCAATCGTACCCGACCGGCAGACCGCCGCGTGGCGATGCGCCGCATCGGACCAATACCACTTCTGAGGAATCTTGGGAATTTCTGAAATCGTCGCGTTGCATTCTCGCATGCATCCCTGGAGGACCGATGCGCACGCGGTTGGGTACGCTATGCCGTCGAAGTCGTCTCAATCCGAAACCGCCCGTGGAACCAGAACTCCGTACAGTTGGTTGCTGCATGTTCGAGACCAAGTCTAAGAAAGACACGCTAAGTCGAAAAATCCGGATCGCGCGGCGACGCCGGCTTGCCATCGAAGTTTGTGAACCGAGACGCTTGCTCGCCGCGACCCCCGTCAGCGATTTTGACCGAGAGAGTATATTGGAAGGCGCCGACGGGATCGCACAGTGGTTGAGCGAATTTCGCGGACAGCCGGAACTCGATCGCCACTTGGCGTTCGGCCGAGACGCATCGACGCAGGGGCGTCCGACGCTGGGAAGCGTGATCCGCTTCGAAGTCGCCGCGTCGAACCAACTTGCCGCGCCGATTCAAGCATACTTTGACCAGACCCCGGACGATCAAGAGACGCTTGAGTCGCTGGCAGATTTCGTCGGTGGTCAGATCGTTCAGGCCGACGGACAGACCGCCATTCGGACCACGATTGATTTGGCAAGCTCGGAAACACTCACATTGGATCCCGCACCGCTGCTTGCAAGCAGCGGAATCACTATCGATCCTGGCCAGTCGCTCCCCGTCATCGAACTCGTCTTATCGGGAACGTTCGAATTCGATTTCGGAATCGACACGAACTACGAATCATCGGCCGATCAGTCATTCTTCATTCGA containing:
- a CDS encoding ECF-type sigma factor translates to MSDDRGDTENWQPGTTEEMLPRLYGELRMLAASCLRMEQPGQTLQATALVHEAFLRLAASTSSWDSEGHFFASAAKVMRRVLVDNARRKQTIKHGGAWNRVELFDFDLGRDPQGDRIVELDDLLHELASLDHRAAQIVEFRVFAGMTFDEIACALADNTSSVFRDWVFARAWLASKLQP